Proteins encoded together in one Deltaproteobacteria bacterium window:
- a CDS encoding restriction endonuclease: LVQLMIDHDLGVSPVETYVIKRVDSDFFVED, encoded by the coding sequence CTGGTCCAGCTCATGATCGACCATGATCTTGGCGTCAGCCCTGTGGAAACCTACGTCATCAAGCGGGTGGACTCGGATTTTTTCGTGGAAGACTGA